Proteins encoded by one window of Vigna radiata var. radiata cultivar VC1973A chromosome 5, Vradiata_ver6, whole genome shotgun sequence:
- the LOC106762816 gene encoding EIN3-binding F-box protein 1, with protein sequence MPTLVNYSGDDELYSGASFYQKNLIDLGRVCTLGSSVDGYYCSPRKRARISAPDIFETPRLRKDQKPTIEVLPNECLFEIFRRLSSGKERSSCSCVSKRWLMLMSSICRAEIYKSENLTEGSASCDDEMASVDDDLVIEDDGYLSRCLEGKKATDVRLAAIAVGTSARGGLGKLSIRGSNSARGVTDVGLSAIAHGCPSLRSFSMWNVSSVGDEGLSEIAKGCHMLEKLDICQASSISNKSLIAIAKGCPNLTTLNIESCPEVGNEGLQAIARSCPKLKCISIKGCPLVGDHGVSSLLSSADNLSRVKLQDLNITDFSLAVIGHYGKAIVNLVLSGLQNVSERGFWVMGIAQGLQKLVSLTVSSCRGITDASIEAIGKGCIHLKQMFLRRCCLVSDNGLVAFSKAARSLESLQLEECNSITQFGIIGALSNIKTTLKYLTLLKCKGIKDIDVEASMFSPCESLQHLSIRNCPGVGNASLTMVGKLCPKLQRVDLTGLYGVTDAGLLPLVQNSEAGLVKVNLAGCGNLSDNIVSELARLHGRTLELLNLDGCRKITDASLVAIADNCLLLKDLDMSKCAITDAGIAVLSNANRLTLQVLSLSNCSGITCKSGPSLTNLGQTLVGLNLQNCNSIGCNTVELLVEKLWRCDILA encoded by the exons ATGCCTACCCTTGTCAATTATAGTG GTGATGATGAACTCTATTCTGGAGCTTCCTTTTATCAAAAAAATCTCATTGATTTGGGTCGCGTGTGTACTTTGGGTTCAAGTGTGGATGGGTACTACTGCAGTCCTAGGAAACGAGCTCGCATCAGTGCCCCGGATATTTTTGAAACTCCACGGCtcaggaaagatcaaaagcctACGATTGAAGTTCTTCCTAATGAATGTCTTTTTGAGATTTTCAGACGGCTCTCTAGTGGCAAAGAGAGGAGCTCTTGTTCCTGTGTATCTAAGCGGTGGCTCATGCTTATGAGCAGTATCTGCAGAGCTGAAATTTACAAGTCTGAGAATCTGACCGAGGGATCTGCTTCCTGTGATGATGAAATGGCCTCGGTGGATGACGATCTAGTTATCGAAGATGATGGGTACTTATCGCGGTGTTTGGAAGGAAAGAAGGCAACTGATGTGAGACTTGCAGCAATTGCAGTTGGGACTAGTGCCCGTGGAGGACTGGGAAAACTGTCTATCAGAGGAAGCAATTCTGCTCGCGGTGTCACAGATGTTGGTCTCTCAGCAATTGCTCATGGCTGCCCTTCTCTTAGATCATTTTCTATGTGGAATGTTTCTTCTGTCGGGGATGAGGGTCTGTCCGAAATAGCAAAAGGGTGCCATATGTTGGAGAAGCTTGATATCTGCCAGGCTTCCTCCATTAGCAACAAAAGTCTAATTGCAATAGCTAAGGGCTGCCCCAATTTGACCACCTTAAACATTGAATCGTGTCCTGAGGTTGGAAACGAGGGGTTGCAAGCAATAGCAAGGTCTTGCCCCAAGTTAAAGTGCATCTCTATCAAGGGTTGTCCTCTTGTTGGGGATCATGGAGTATCAAGTCTATTATCATCAGCTGATAACCTTTCAAGGGTAAAGCTTCAGGATTTAAACATTACAGATTTCTCTCTGGCTGTCATTGGTCATTATGGAAAGGCAATTGTAAATTTAGTGCTCTCCGGTCTTCAAAATGTCAGTGAAAGGGGGTTTTGGGTCATGGGTATTGCTCAAGGTCTGCAGAAGCTTGTGTCACTTACAGTTTCCTCATGTCGAGGGATAACAGATGCAAGCATCGAAGCCATAGGTAAAGGTTGCATCCACCTGAAGCAGATGTTTCTGCGCAGGTGTTGTTTAGTGTCTGATAATGGCTTGGTAGCATTTAGCAAAGCTGCAAGGTCTCTCGAGAGCCTGCAGTTGGAGGAGTGTAACAGCATCACCCAGTTTGGGATTATTGGTGCtctttcaaacatcaaaacaacATTGAAGTATCTCACCCTTCTGAAGTGTAAAGGAATTAAAGATATAGATGTGGAAGCATCAATGTTTTCTCCCTGTGAGTCTCTCCAACATTTATCCATTCGTAATTGCCCTGGTGTTGGAAATGCTAGCCTCACCATGGTTGGGAAATTGTGTCCCAAACTTCAGCGCGTTGATCTGACTGGACTTTATGGTGTTACTGATGCTGGCCTTCTTCCTCTTGTACAGAATTCTGAGGCTGGGTTGGTCAAGGTGAACCTTGCTGGCTGCGGCAATTTGTCAGACAACATAGTTTCAGAACTGGCCAGGCTACATGGTAGAACACTTGAATTGCTAAATCTTGATGGATGCAGGAAGATTACCGATGCAAGCTTGGTTGCAATTGCAGATAACTGCCTTCTGCTTAAGGATCTAGACATGTCAAAGTGTGCAATCACTGATGCTGGAATAGCTGTTCTTTCTAATGCCAATCGGCTTACTCTGCAAGTGCTTTCTTTGTCAAACTGTTCTGGTATAACTTGCAAGAGTGGACCTTCCCTAACAAATTTAGGCCAGACCTTGGTTGGGTTGAATCTTCAGAATTGCAATTCAATTGGCTGCAACACAGTTGAGTTGCTAGTGGAGAAGTTGTGGAGATGTGACATTCTGGCTTAA